One region of Eriocheir sinensis breed Jianghai 21 chromosome 36, ASM2467909v1, whole genome shotgun sequence genomic DNA includes:
- the LOC127007691 gene encoding uncharacterized protein LOC127007691 isoform X5 yields MVLSEPPVPQITGHHPFKYCTVLPQDQVREWQNKSFLVLPQDQVREWQNKSFLVLPQDQVREWQNKSFLVLPQDQVREWQNKSFLVQRATWRRYVWPLVGL; encoded by the exons ATGGTCCTCAGCGAACCACCTGTGCCTCAGATAACTGGTCACCACCCATTCAAATATTGCACA GTGCTGCCTCAGGACCAGGTCAGGGAGTGGCAGAACAAGTCCTTTCTT GTGCTGCCTCAGGACCAGGTCAGGGAGTGGCAGAACAAGTCCTTTCTT GTGCTGCCTCAGGACCAGGTCAGGGAGTGGCAGAACAAGTCCTTTCTT GTGCTGCCTCAGGACCAGGTCAGGGAGTGGCAGAACAAGTCCTTTCTT GTGCAGAGAGCAACATGGAGACGCTATGTTTGGCCTCTTGTGGGGCTGTGA
- the LOC127007691 gene encoding uncharacterized protein LOC127007691 isoform X12 codes for MVLSEPPVPQITGHHPFKYCTVLPQDQVREWQNKSFLVLPQDQVREWQNKSFLVLPQDQVREWQNKSFLVLPQDQVRESGLDFFCAGLVRA; via the exons ATGGTCCTCAGCGAACCACCTGTGCCTCAGATAACTGGTCACCACCCATTCAAATATTGCACA GTGCTGCCTCAGGACCAGGTCAGGGAGTGGCAGAACAAGTCCTTTCTT GTGCTGCCTCAGGACCAGGTCAGGGAGTGGCAGAACAAGTCCTTTCTT GTGCTGCCTCAGGACCAGGTCAGGGAGTGGCAGAACAAGTCCTTTCTT GTGCTGCCTCAGGACCAGGTCAGGGAGTCAGGATTAGACTTTTTCT GTGCTGGCTTGGTGAGGGCGTGA
- the LOC127007690 gene encoding G patch domain-containing protein 4-like, with the protein MSSGGQNFARAQLEKYGWSQGKGLGREEGGITEALKPKLKFNSTGLGYDIGEQFKFHWWDHVFNKAADNLSVKKDQDGSVQLEQTESLEVSTKRPSLSNSKSKFYGGFVKGGTLVGEGERAETDTSDEEAERDRSLKLSDEELFKICKGRTAHKGARHGLNMTAKLARVREQELLLLQEWGGTEQGQNDSDKSQSKKKKAKKNKHVDVVAEICVETEQKNAAKPKKKKKSKKDGVSDQSEGRMNTLLVEHEGVQVHEAVNPLKKKKKRDKTKVMSECEPELHTIQKKKKKKKKV; encoded by the exons ATGTCCAGCGGCGGGCAGAATTTCGCTCGGGCACAGCTGGAAAAGTATGGATGGAGTCAAG GTAAAGGTTtggggcgggaggagggaggcatcaCAGAGGCCCTCAAGCCCAAGCTGAAGTTCAACAGTACTGGCCTTGGGTACGATATCGGTGAGCAGTTCAAGTTTCACTGGTGGGACCATGTCTTCAACAAGGCAGCCGACAACCTTAGCGTCAAGAAGGATCAG GATGGCTCAGTGCAGCTTGAGCAGACAGAGAGCCTGGAAGTGAGCACCAAAAGACCTTCGCTCAGCAACAGCAAGTCCAAGTTCTATGGAGGCTTTGTAAAG GGAGGAACACTggtgggagagggtgagagagccGAGACTGACACCAGTGATGAAGAGGCTGAAAGGGACAGGTCTCTAAAACTCTCTGATGAGGAGCTATTCAAGATTTGTAAAGGTCGTACTGCTCACAA GGGTGCTCGCCATGGGCTGAATATGACGGCCAAGTTGGCACGTGTGAGGGAACAGGAGCTGCTGTTACTGCAGGAGTGGGGCGGGACAGAACAGGGGCAGAACGACTCAGACAAGTCACAGTCCAAGAAAAAAAAGGCCAAGAAGAACAAACATGTGGATGTGGTTGCAGAAATATGTGTTGAAACAGAACAGAAGAATGCTGCTAAacctaagaaaaagaagaaaagtaagaaagatggTGTCTCCGACCAGAGTGAGGGAAGAATGAACACTTTGTTAGTGGAGCATGAGGGAGTCCAGGTTCATGAAGCAGTTAATcctcttaagaaaaaaaagaaacgtgatAAAACAAAGGTGATGTCTGAGTGTGAACCAGAATTGCACacaatacaaaagaaaaagaaaaagaaaaaaaaagtatga
- the LOC127007691 gene encoding uncharacterized protein LOC127007691 isoform X3: MVLSEPPVPQITGHHPFKYCTVLPQDQVREWQNKSFLVLPQDQVREWQNKSFLVLPQDQVREWQNKSFLVLPQDQVREWQNKSFLVLPQDQVRESGLDFFCAGLVRA; encoded by the exons ATGGTCCTCAGCGAACCACCTGTGCCTCAGATAACTGGTCACCACCCATTCAAATATTGCACA GTGCTGCCTCAGGACCAGGTCAGGGAGTGGCAGAACAAGTCCTTTCTT GTGCTGCCTCAGGACCAGGTCAGGGAGTGGCAGAACAAGTCCTTTCTT GTGCTGCCTCAGGACCAGGTCAGGGAGTGGCAGAACAAGTCCTTTCTT GTGCTGCCTCAGGACCAGGTCAGGGAGTGGCAGAACAAGTCCTTTCTT GTGCTGCCTCAGGACCAGGTCAGGGAGTCAGGATTAGACTTTTTCT GTGCTGGCTTGGTGAGGGCGTGA
- the LOC127007691 gene encoding uncharacterized protein LOC127007691 isoform X6, which yields MVLSEPPVPQITGHHPFKYCTVLPQDQVREWQNKSFLVLPQDQVREWQNKSFLVLPQDQVREWQNKSFLVAVQTQDPEWRCFSEPPFISSMV from the exons ATGGTCCTCAGCGAACCACCTGTGCCTCAGATAACTGGTCACCACCCATTCAAATATTGCACA GTGCTGCCTCAGGACCAGGTCAGGGAGTGGCAGAACAAGTCCTTTCTT GTGCTGCCTCAGGACCAGGTCAGGGAGTGGCAGAACAAGTCCTTTCTT GTGCTGCCTCAGGACCAGGTCAGGGAGTGGCAGAACAAGTCCTTTCTT GTGGCAGTGCAGACGCAGGATCCGGAATGGCGCTGTTTTTCTGAGCCTCCCTTCATCAGCAGCATGGTGTAG
- the LOC127007691 gene encoding uncharacterized protein LOC127007691 isoform X2, with the protein MVLSEPPVPQITGHHPFKYCTVLPQDQVREWQNKSFLVLPQDQVREWQNKSFLVLPQDQVREWQNKSFLVLPQDQVREWQNKSFLVAVQTQDPEWRCFSEPPFISSMV; encoded by the exons ATGGTCCTCAGCGAACCACCTGTGCCTCAGATAACTGGTCACCACCCATTCAAATATTGCACA GTGCTGCCTCAGGACCAGGTCAGGGAGTGGCAGAACAAGTCCTTTCTT GTGCTGCCTCAGGACCAGGTCAGGGAGTGGCAGAACAAGTCCTTTCTT GTGCTGCCTCAGGACCAGGTCAGGGAGTGGCAGAACAAGTCCTTTCTT GTGCTGCCTCAGGACCAGGTCAGGGAGTGGCAGAACAAGTCCTTTCTT GTGGCAGTGCAGACGCAGGATCCGGAATGGCGCTGTTTTTCTGAGCCTCCCTTCATCAGCAGCATGGTGTAG
- the LOC127007691 gene encoding uncharacterized protein LOC127007691 isoform X13, with product MAHGHVFISVFSREAPTRVHGRCCLRTRSGSGRTSPFLCCLRTRSGSGRTSPFLCCLRTRSGSGRTSPFLCREQHGDAMFGLLWGCEHDSP from the exons ATGGCTCATGGCCATGTGTTCATCTCGGTCTTCTCCCGCGAGGCGCCGACGAGGGTGCACGGCAG GTGCTGCCTCAGGACCAGGTCAGGGAGTGGCAGAACAAGTCCTTTCTT GTGCTGCCTCAGGACCAGGTCAGGGAGTGGCAGAACAAGTCCTTTCTT GTGCTGCCTCAGGACCAGGTCAGGGAGTGGCAGAACAAGTCCTTTCTT GTGCAGAGAGCAACATGGAGACGCTATGTTTGGCCTCTTGTGGGGCTGTGAACACGACTCTCCATGA
- the LOC127007691 gene encoding uncharacterized protein LOC127007691 isoform X4: MAHGHVFISVFSREAPTRVHGRCCLRTRSGSGRTSPFLCCLRTRSGSGRTSPFLCCLRTRSGSGRTSPFLCCLRTRSGSGRTSPFLCREQHGDAMFGLLWGCEHDSP; the protein is encoded by the exons ATGGCTCATGGCCATGTGTTCATCTCGGTCTTCTCCCGCGAGGCGCCGACGAGGGTGCACGGCAG GTGCTGCCTCAGGACCAGGTCAGGGAGTGGCAGAACAAGTCCTTTCTT GTGCTGCCTCAGGACCAGGTCAGGGAGTGGCAGAACAAGTCCTTTCTT GTGCTGCCTCAGGACCAGGTCAGGGAGTGGCAGAACAAGTCCTTTCTT GTGCTGCCTCAGGACCAGGTCAGGGAGTGGCAGAACAAGTCCTTTCTT GTGCAGAGAGCAACATGGAGACGCTATGTTTGGCCTCTTGTGGGGCTGTGAACACGACTCTCCATGA
- the LOC127007691 gene encoding uncharacterized protein LOC127007691 isoform X1, with translation MAHGHVFISVFSREAPTRVHGRCCLRTRSGSGRTSPFLCCLRTRSGSGRTSPFLCCLRTRSGSGRTSPFLCCLRTRSGSGRTSPFLWQCRRRIRNGAVFLSLPSSAAWCSTGKSVARHLDVLISMEYSVY, from the exons ATGGCTCATGGCCATGTGTTCATCTCGGTCTTCTCCCGCGAGGCGCCGACGAGGGTGCACGGCAG GTGCTGCCTCAGGACCAGGTCAGGGAGTGGCAGAACAAGTCCTTTCTT GTGCTGCCTCAGGACCAGGTCAGGGAGTGGCAGAACAAGTCCTTTCTT GTGCTGCCTCAGGACCAGGTCAGGGAGTGGCAGAACAAGTCCTTTCTT GTGCTGCCTCAGGACCAGGTCAGGGAGTGGCAGAACAAGTCCTTTCTT GTGGCAGTGCAGACGCAGGATCCGGAATGGCGCTGTTTTTCTGAGCCTCCCTTCATCAGCAGCATGGTGTAGTACCGGTAAGTCTGTAGCTAGACATTTAGATGTTTTGATTTCAATGgaatattctgtgtattag